Below is a window of Planctomycetes bacterium MalM25 DNA.
AACGAAACCGGCTACCGCAACACGCACGGCCTCACCGCCGAGGGGCACGTCACCTCGGCCCGCGATCTGGTGAAGCTAGCCCACGCGGCGATGCAGGACGGGACCTTCCGCGAAGTCGTCGCGACGCGGCGCTACGCGACGACCGTCTCCTCGACCACCGGTTACCAGCGGAACGTCGTCTGGAACAACACCGACCAGCTGTTGAAACGCGAGGGCTTCTACGGGGTGAAGACCGGCACCACCGGGCCGGCTGGGGCATGCCTCGTCTCGGCGGGTGAGCGCGACGGCAAGCCGTTGTACGTCGTCGTCCTTGGCGCCAACAGCGGCAGCAACCGCTACCTCGACGCCCGCAATCTGTACCGCTGGGCCTGGAATCAACTGGGAGCCAAGTAATGACACGGGTGTTTCAACTGCTGGCTTTCGCTTTGCTCAGCGCCTTTACCTTCTCGGCTCACGCCGAAGAGCGTGGGCCGATCGAGGTCTCCGAGGAGGCCTTGCAGCTGCACAACTCGTGCTTGCTGATCGATGGCCACAACGACTTGCCGTGGGAAATCCGCACGAAGGGATCGAGCAACTTCACGAAACTGGACATCTCGCGCCCGCAACCGAGCCTGCAGACCGACCTGCCGCGAGCCCGCGAGGGGGGCCTGAAGGCGCAGTTCTGGAGCGTCTGGGTTCCCGCGGAACTCGACGGCACGGGCAAGGCCTTCTCGACCACGCTCGAGCAGATCGAGCTCGTGCGGCTCATGCTCGACCGCTACCCGGATGACCTCGAGTTTGCCGATACCGCCGATGACATCGAGCGCATCGCCGGAGAGGGGAAGATCGCTTCGCTGATCGGCGTTGAAGGAGGGCACTGCATTGAGGAGTCGCTCGGCTCGCTCCGCAAGCTGCACGAGCTGGGCGCTCGTTACATGACCCTCACCCATGGCGACACGATCTCGTGGGCCGATTCGGGGACCGACGAGGAGCGGAACGGCGGACTGACCGAGTTCGGCCGCGGGGTGGTGAGCGAGATGAACCGCCTTGGCATGATGGTCGATATCTCGCACGTCTCGGTCCAGGTCATGCACCAAGCGATCGACACGAGTTCCGCGCCGATCATCTTCAGCCACAGCTCTTCCCGGGCCGTAGCGGACCACCCTCGCAACGTCCCCGACGACGTCCTCCGCCGGCTGCCGGAGAAGGACGGCGTGGTCATGGTCAACTTTTTCAGCGCGTTCGTCGTGCCGGCGGCGGTCGAGAACTACGCCACGCTCTTCAAACTCCGCCGCAAGCTCCGCGAAGAGGGCCTCGACGAGGGCGCCGTCAGCTCGCGGGTTGCCGAGTGGCGGGCCAAGAACCGCATGCCAAAAGGAACGATCCACGACTTGCTCGACCACATCGATCACATCGCCGAGGTCGCCGGTGTCGAGCACGTGGGGATCGGCTCCGATTTTGACGGCGTGAGTGTCCTTCCCGAGGGACTGGAGGACGTCGCCTGCTACCCGAGGATCACGCAGGGTATGCTAGACCGTGGATACACGCCCGATCAGATCCGGGGCGTGTTGGGAGGCAACCTCTTGCGTGTGATGCGCAAGGCGGAAGCCGTCCGCGAGTGACCCCCGCACGCCTGCTGAGACGGCGATGGCCCTCATCGAAACGACCCCAAACCGGCACAACCGAGCCGACGAAGCGCTTGTCACCGCGCTCCGCCAGCTCGTCGGCGCTGAGAACGTGCTGACCGAGCCGGTCGACGTCACGCCTTACGCGTTCGACGGCACCGCCGCTTTAAAGCAGCGTCCGGGCTGCGTCGTGCTGCCGCGTGAAGCGAAACACATTGCGGCGTGCGTCACCACCGTGACCGCCGCGGGGGTTCCGTTGGTGACTCGCGGTAGTGGCACCGGGTTGTCAGGCGGTAGCGTGCCGCTCGACGGGTGCGTGGTGCTCGGGCTGAATCACCTCGATAGCATTCTGGAGGTCGACACGGCGAACCTGACGATGCGGGTCGAGCCGGGCGTCATCACGATGCGAGTCGATGAGGAGGCCGCCAAGCACGGCCTCTTTTACCCGCCCGACCCCGGCTCGCAGAAGATCAGCACGATCGGGGGCAACGTCGCGGAGAATTCGGGCGGGCTGCGCGGTCTCAAGTACGGCGTCACACGCGACTACGTCATGGGGCTTCGAGTCGTCTTGGCAGACGGCCAGGAGGTCTGGCTCGGCAACCAGTGCGTGAAGGACGTCGCCGGCTACAACCTGAAGGACCTGTTCATCGGCAGCGAGGGGACGCTCGGCGTGGTGACGGAGGTCCTGCTCAAGCTCCTCCCACGCCCCACCGCCCGTCGGACGATGGTGGCTCAGTTCAGCGAGATCGGCGCCGCGGCGCAGGCGGTCTCGGACATCATCTCGCGAAAGATCGTCCCTTGCACGGTCGAGTTCCTCGACCAGACGACGATCCGCTGCGTCGAAGACTTCGCGAACCTCGGCCTGCCGATCGGAGCGGCCGCGCTTTTGCTCTTGGAGTCCGATGGCCACCCCACGGTGGTGGAAGAGGAGACCGAGGCGATGCGTCAGGCGCTCGCGGACAACGGCGCCACAGGCATCGAAGTCGCCAGCGACGAGCACGAGGCGGAACGCCTTCGCACGGCCCGCCGAGCCGCCTTTTCGGCGCTCGCCCGCGTGAGCCCGACGACGATCCTCGAGGACGTGACCGTCCCCCGCAGCGAGCTGGCCGATATGGTCCGCTTCATCGCCGCGTGCGCGGATCGACACCGACTCCGGGTCGGCGTCTTCGGCCACATGGGCGACGGCAACTTGCACCCGACCTTCCTCACCGACGAGCGGGACGAGGAAGAGATGCCCCGTGTCGAGGCGGCCCTCGCCGAGATCGTCGACGAGACCCTCCGCCGTGGCGGCACCATCACGGGCGAGCACGGGGTCGGTCTGGCTAAGAAGCCGTTCCTGCGTCAGCAGCTGGGGGACGCGAGCTACGAGCTGCTGGGTCGAGTCAAAAGGTCGCTCGATCCCGAAGGCCTCCTGAATCCGGGCAAGGTCTTCGATTGAGCGAACACGAAACCTCTTTGAATCGCCTGCAAGCTCTGGACTACTCAGTCGTTCAGCAGTGCATGCATTGCGGCTTGTGCTTGCCGACCTGCCCAACCTATGTGGAGACGGGGCGCGAGCGTTCCAGCCCCCGCGGTCGCATCGCCTTGATGCGCTCGGTGGCCGATGGCGATCTCGAGTTGTCGCGTGACCTTGCCGAGGAGCTCGACTACTGCGTCGGCTGCTTGGCCTGCCAGACCGCTTGCCCCGCGGGGGTCGAGTACGTGTCGCTGCTCGAGGCGGGCCGCGCCGCCGGCGAAGAGGCCAAGCTGCTCAGCACGCCCTCGCGGTCGGTCTACCGTTGGCTCGGCATGAAGTTGCTGATGACCCGGCCGTGGCTCCTGCGCCTGATGGCCCGGGGCGTGTCGATCCAGCAGATCCCGTGGATACGCAAGACACTCTACCGACTCGGCCTGATGTACCTTTCACCGCCGGCCCTGAGGAAGCTCGAGCCGACCGCGCCGCTGATGGACCCGCCGTTCAGCGATGCACGCATCGACTCGGTTGAATCGCCCCCCGCAAAGTGGTGGAAGGGTGAACCTCGCGCCCGGGTCGCGTTGCTTACCGGCTGCGTGCAGGACATTTCTTACGCGCGGGTGAACCGGGCGACCGCCGACGTGCTGCTCGCCGCGGGCTGCGAGGTGGTAACCCCGCGCGCTCAGCCCTGTTGCGGCTCGCTCCACGCCCACAACGGCGAGGTCGATCTTGCCAAACAGATGGCTCGCCGAACGCTCGACCAGTTCGCCCCGGGCGCGTTGACGCCTCTCGACCGCCTTGACGCGGTCATTAGCAACGCGGGCGGGTGCGGCAGCCACCTGAGACACTACACGAACCTCCTAGGCGATGATCCGGCGTACGCGGAGTTGGCGTCGTCGTGGGACGCCAAGGTCCGCGACGCGCAGGAGTTCGTGTGGCATTTAGTAGGCGGTAGGCAGAAGGCAGAGGGCAGCAAAGAGGCACCGCCATCGCGGCTTGAAACGGTGCTAGAAGAATCCCCCTCCCCCACAGGGGGAGGGGCTAGGGGAGGGGGCGCCCCGGGGACGACCTCTTCATCATCAAAACGCCTCACCTACGACGCCTCGTGCCACCTCTGCCACGGCCAGAAGGTGGTGAACCAGCCGGTCGAGCTTCTCCGCCGCCTGCCCGGGTACGAGTTCGTCCCGCTTGCCGAGTCGGACTGGTGCTGCGGCGCCGCGGGGGTCTACACGATCACCCAGCCGGAGCAGGCCGGGAAGCTCCTCGAGCGGAAGCTCGGCAACCTGCGGGCGGCCGAACCGGACGTGATCGCGACCGCGAACCCCGGCTGTATGCACCAGCTGAACCTGGCCAGCCGGGGCGATGAGAGCTTGAAAATAGCCCGGGTCGTCCATCCGATGGAGCTGCTCGCCGAAGCGGTCCACGGATCGAGGTAGCGGCGAGCGGCCGTTTCGCCTATCTCTTGGCGCTGCTGGTGGTTATAGTCATCGCCACGTTCCTGTCATCTGACGGGGATGCCCCACCAATACCCGGGGGTTCGGCAGAACCCCCCTCCCGCCCGCTTTTCGCCCCCCCTCTGAGAGTCTCCGGCCACGCCTCAAGGCGTGTTGGGCGTGCTCTCGGACCGCGCCCGAGGCCCCGCCGATGATCGATCTGCTAATCAAGCGCGACGTCAGCCTGAAGACCGAGCTGCTTTCCGGCCTGACGGTTGCCCTGGCGCTGGTCCCCGAGGCGGTCGCCTTCGCGTTTGTGGCGGGCGTCGATCCCTCGGTCGGTCTGTGGGCGGCGTTCTTCGTCGGCTTCATCACCTCGCTCCTGGGTGGCCGCCCCGGCATGATCTCCGGCGCCACCGGCGCGATGGCCGTTGTCATGACGGCGTTCGTTGTGCTTTACGGCCTCGAGTACCTGTTCGCCGCCGTGCTGCTGTGCGGTGTGGTTCAGATCGCCTGCGGGCTGTTCGGCGTGGGTAAGTACATCCGGCTGCTGCCGCACTCGGTGATGCTCGGCTTCGTGAACGGCCTGGCGATCGTGATCGGCATGGCCCAGTTCGAGCAACTCAAGACCAATCATCGCGTCGAGTACGACGCCCTCGAAGGGACCTTCGCCATCACGGGCGACTGGCTCAGCGGCGGCGCCATGGCGCTCACCGCGGCCCTGATCCTAGCGACGATGGCGATCATCCACTTCGTCCCCAAGTTCACTAAGGCGGTGCCCGGCACGCTGGTGGCGATCGTCGCGATGACGCTGCTCTGCCACTTGGCGCCGATCGACACGGTGACCGTCAACGACACCGTTCACGAGATGAAGGCCCTCGCCGCCGAGAAGAAGGCCAAGACCGACCTCTTCGAGGCGGAGAAGCCCGGTTTGCTGTACGCCAAGGTCGACGAGCGGGGCGAGGAGATCGCCGCCGCGGAGATCGCCCTCGACGAGCAGGCCAACACCCCCGCCGAGCGTGTCGCCGGTCGCTTCGAGATCCCGCACATTCCGCTGACCTTCGAGAGCCTGCTGATCATCGGCGGCCTGGCGGTGACGCTCGCCTCGATCGGGCTGATCGAATCGCTCATGACCCTCACGCTCATTGACGAGCTCACCGAGACCCGCGGCTCCAGCAACCGCGAGTGCATGGCCCAGGGCCTCGCCAACATGGTCTGCGGCCTGTTCGGCGCCATGGGGGGCTGTGCGATGATCGGCCAGTCGATGATCAACATCCGCTCCGGCGGTCGCCACCGCCTGTCGGGCGTATCGGCGGCGCTCTTCTTGCTCGCGTTCATCCTGATCCCGCCCCTCTGGCAGGCGATCGGCATGATCCCTGTGCCCGCTCTCATCGGGGTGATGTTCATCGTGGTGATCGCCACCTTCGAGTGGACGAGCCTCCGCCTGTGGAACAAGATCCCAGCGAGCGACATGCTGGTGATCGTCGCCGTGTCGGCGATCACGGTGCTGGCCGACCTGGCGATCGCGGTCGCCTCGGGCGTGGTGATCTCGGCCCTGGTCTTCGCCTGGAAGAAGTCGCACGCGATCCAGGCCGACATCAGCGAGACCGACGGCGTGAAGACCTACAAACTGGACGGGCCGCTCTTCTTCGGCGCCGTGACGAGCTTCAAGGAGATCTTCACCCCCGCCGAGGATCCGCAGCGTGTCCGCATCGAGTTCGCCGGCACGAAGGTCTACGACCACTCGGCCCTCGAAGCGATCAATGGTCTCTGCGCGAAGTACCGCGAGCTGGGCAAGGAGGTCACGCTGAACGACCTGTCTGAGGATTGCCTCGAACTGATCGATCGCGCTGACCGCATCCTCGACGTGAATGTCGAGGAAGACACCGCCCAGGTGGCGGTCTAAGGGACTCACTCCCCCACTCGCATCTTCGCGCCGCGGTACAGGATCTCCTTTGCCGCCGCGTAGCGCTTCTCGAGCTTCGGCAGCTCGCCGGCGTGGCCCAGCACGATGACGGCGTCGCCACCCGCCAGAGGGCAATCACCCGGCGGGTCGAGCAGCATCGTCCCGTCAGCCCGCCGGACCGCGACGATCAAGAAGCCCCGGTTGCCGCCCAGGTCGATGTCGCTCAGCTTGTGCCCGTCGAGTGGCGAGTCGGGCGTGATGGGCAGCTCGTCGAGCTTCATGCCGAGCTGACCGAGCTCGTGCTGCAGGTCGGCGTTGCCGCCGGAGTCGGCGAGCATCTGCTCGGCGCCGGGTCGGGTAATCAGTTGCGCCATCCGCTGCCCGCCGATCACGGCTGGCAGGACGACGCGGTCCGCGCCGCTACGGATCAGCTTCTTCTCCGTCGAGGGGTTCTCCGCGCGGGCGATGATCTCCACGTCCGGGTTGAGCTCGCGGGCTGTGAGCGTGATGAAGACGTTCGCCGCGTCGTCGGGCAGGACGGTCGCCAGCACGCGGGCGCGTTCGACGCCGGCTCGGGAAAGGACTTCCTCTTCGACGGCGTTGCCCTCAACGATCAGCATGCCGGCGGCTTCGGCGTCGTTGAGTTTCTCCTCGTCCTGATCGACGACGACGAACGCCGCTCCGGAACGCTGCAGCTCGGCCGCCAGGATGCGCCCGGCGCGGCCGTACCCGCAGAGGATCGTGTGGTCAGACAACGCCTCGATGCCGTGGGTCATCCGCCGGCGGTTGAGCGCGCGGTTGATTTCGCCTTCCATCACCATCTGAACAAACCCTCCCGCGATGTAGATGACGCAACCGTAAGAGACGACGATCAGCATCATCGTCACGGTGCGGAGCGTGAGTGTGTCGACCGGGCGGACCTCGCCGTAGCCGACGCCGAAGATCGTGATCACGACCATGTAGATCGCGTCCGCCAGGCCCCAGCCGTGGGCCGCGTAGACCGCCGCGGCGACGGCGCAGGTCGTCAAGAAGAAGACGACCGTCGTCAGCAGGCGTTTGAGGGGCACGTGCACGGGTGGACCGGGGGTGTGGCCATGTCCCGCCTGAGACGACTCCGAGTCTAATCGAAACCGTCGCGAACAGTATAGATCTCGCTACGGGGCCGGCAGATTGAGATCGAAGACGTTGCCGCCCGGCTCGATCACGGTCAGGTTGGGCGACGTCTTGCGATTGGAGTGCTCGACGCCGACGATCCGCAGGGCGTCGACCTCGGCCGCGCTCATGTTGGGGCTGGGCGTCCGCGTGTAGCCGCTGACGGTTACCCGGTACTCGCCCGGCATGAGGCCCCGCGCCTTACCGGTCCGGATCGTGTAGTTGCCATCGGCGTCGGTCTTGCTGATCGCGGTCGCCCCACCGGCTTGGGGGATGAAGCCGACCCGCAGCCCTTCGTGGGCCTCGCCTCCTACGGTGACTCGGCCGCTAACCGTTGCCGGCATCTCGCTGCACCCTCCCGCCGTGAGTAGGGCGGAGAGGATCAGCAGGCAACGGAGGGCGATGCTTGGCATGTTCGTGATCGCTGTCGAGAAGAGAGGGAGTGAGTTGAGCGGGGGCATAACTGAGCGTCCGCTACGGCTTCTCGACAACCTCGTCGCCGCCACGCGTGGAGAGCCGTTGGTAGACATCGTGGTCGATGCCTTCGTTGATGAAGCTGACGCTTCCGTCGCACCAGGCGAAGTTGGCCCCGCCGGGGTGCAGGCTGCGGAAGCCCGACTCCTCGTACCAGGCGAAGCTGCCGGGCGGGTCGGCGAAGTAGTTGAGCGGCACCACGGTGCTGCAGTAGTTGGTGTTGGAGTAGAAAGTAGCGCTGTGCTTGTTCTGCTCCGCCACGTCTTCGCCCAGCATCATGGTGTTCGACGTGCCGTCCGTGATGTGCTTGAACTTGGTGGGGCTCAGGTAACTCGCGTAGTAGAAGACGCCCGGCGCCGGAGCGCCGCTGTAGCCCTTGTAGCGGTCGTAGTCGGTGTTGTGCGGGAACTCCGGCATGAGGTCGTTGCCCTGAAACACATGGATCGGGTTGCCCGCGTTCCCCTTGTAGCTGAGCATCGAGACCGGGATGCCGCTCCATTGGGCCTGTTCCTCGGATAAGCCGATCACCGACTGGTCAGAGGGGCACTGCAGCATCTTCAACTCGGTCTGAACCAGTTGCCGCGCCTCGGGCCGTTTCAGCCCAAGCCCGGAAGCGTTGCCCTGTTGGAAGAAGCCTTCGAAGACATTGGCCTCGGCGAACTGATCGTACAGGCCCGACTCCTCGAGGTACGGCAGCACCTCGAGGATCCAGCCAACGCCGGTCTCGTCCTCCCGACGCGAAGCGATCGAGGAACGCTGGCCAGCGCCGAAATTGAAACCGCCGTAGCAGGCGGGGAACCGCCCTGTTGCGGACTCGTAGTTCATCACCGCCAGGGCGAGCTGCTTCTGGCCGTTGACGCATTGACTGCGCCGCG
It encodes the following:
- a CDS encoding Membrane dipeptidase (Peptidase family M19), which encodes MTRVFQLLAFALLSAFTFSAHAEERGPIEVSEEALQLHNSCLLIDGHNDLPWEIRTKGSSNFTKLDISRPQPSLQTDLPRAREGGLKAQFWSVWVPAELDGTGKAFSTTLEQIELVRLMLDRYPDDLEFADTADDIERIAGEGKIASLIGVEGGHCIEESLGSLRKLHELGARYMTLTHGDTISWADSGTDEERNGGLTEFGRGVVSEMNRLGMMVDISHVSVQVMHQAIDTSSAPIIFSHSSSRAVADHPRNVPDDVLRRLPEKDGVVMVNFFSAFVVPAAVENYATLFKLRRKLREEGLDEGAVSSRVAEWRAKNRMPKGTIHDLLDHIDHIAEVAGVEHVGIGSDFDGVSVLPEGLEDVACYPRITQGMLDRGYTPDQIRGVLGGNLLRVMRKAEAVRE
- a CDS encoding putative FAD-linked oxidoreductase, translating into MALIETTPNRHNRADEALVTALRQLVGAENVLTEPVDVTPYAFDGTAALKQRPGCVVLPREAKHIAACVTTVTAAGVPLVTRGSGTGLSGGSVPLDGCVVLGLNHLDSILEVDTANLTMRVEPGVITMRVDEEAAKHGLFYPPDPGSQKISTIGGNVAENSGGLRGLKYGVTRDYVMGLRVVLADGQEVWLGNQCVKDVAGYNLKDLFIGSEGTLGVVTEVLLKLLPRPTARRTMVAQFSEIGAAAQAVSDIISRKIVPCTVEFLDQTTIRCVEDFANLGLPIGAAALLLLESDGHPTVVEEETEAMRQALADNGATGIEVASDEHEAERLRTARRAAFSALARVSPTTILEDVTVPRSELADMVRFIAACADRHRLRVGVFGHMGDGNLHPTFLTDERDEEEMPRVEAALAEIVDETLRRGGTITGEHGVGLAKKPFLRQQLGDASYELLGRVKRSLDPEGLLNPGKVFD
- the lutA gene encoding Lactate utilization protein A, with translation MHCGLCLPTCPTYVETGRERSSPRGRIALMRSVADGDLELSRDLAEELDYCVGCLACQTACPAGVEYVSLLEAGRAAGEEAKLLSTPSRSVYRWLGMKLLMTRPWLLRLMARGVSIQQIPWIRKTLYRLGLMYLSPPALRKLEPTAPLMDPPFSDARIDSVESPPAKWWKGEPRARVALLTGCVQDISYARVNRATADVLLAAGCEVVTPRAQPCCGSLHAHNGEVDLAKQMARRTLDQFAPGALTPLDRLDAVISNAGGCGSHLRHYTNLLGDDPAYAELASSWDAKVRDAQEFVWHLVGGRQKAEGSKEAPPSRLETVLEESPSPTGGGARGGGAPGTTSSSSKRLTYDASCHLCHGQKVVNQPVELLRRLPGYEFVPLAESDWCCGAAGVYTITQPEQAGKLLERKLGNLRAAEPDVIATANPGCMHQLNLASRGDESLKIARVVHPMELLAEAVHGSR
- the bicA gene encoding Bicarbonate transporter BicA: MIDLLIKRDVSLKTELLSGLTVALALVPEAVAFAFVAGVDPSVGLWAAFFVGFITSLLGGRPGMISGATGAMAVVMTAFVVLYGLEYLFAAVLLCGVVQIACGLFGVGKYIRLLPHSVMLGFVNGLAIVIGMAQFEQLKTNHRVEYDALEGTFAITGDWLSGGAMALTAALILATMAIIHFVPKFTKAVPGTLVAIVAMTLLCHLAPIDTVTVNDTVHEMKALAAEKKAKTDLFEAEKPGLLYAKVDERGEEIAAAEIALDEQANTPAERVAGRFEIPHIPLTFESLLIIGGLAVTLASIGLIESLMTLTLIDELTETRGSSNRECMAQGLANMVCGLFGAMGGCAMIGQSMINIRSGGRHRLSGVSAALFLLAFILIPPLWQAIGMIPVPALIGVMFIVVIATFEWTSLRLWNKIPASDMLVIVAVSAITVLADLAIAVASGVVISALVFAWKKSHAIQADISETDGVKTYKLDGPLFFGAVTSFKEIFTPAEDPQRVRIEFAGTKVYDHSALEAINGLCAKYRELGKEVTLNDLSEDCLELIDRADRILDVNVEEDTAQVAV
- the kch_2 gene encoding Voltage-gated potassium channel Kch; the protein is MHVPLKRLLTTVVFFLTTCAVAAAVYAAHGWGLADAIYMVVITIFGVGYGEVRPVDTLTLRTVTMMLIVVSYGCVIYIAGGFVQMVMEGEINRALNRRRMTHGIEALSDHTILCGYGRAGRILAAELQRSGAAFVVVDQDEEKLNDAEAAGMLIVEGNAVEEEVLSRAGVERARVLATVLPDDAANVFITLTARELNPDVEIIARAENPSTEKKLIRSGADRVVLPAVIGGQRMAQLITRPGAEQMLADSGGNADLQHELGQLGMKLDELPITPDSPLDGHKLSDIDLGGNRGFLIVAVRRADGTMLLDPPGDCPLAGGDAVIVLGHAGELPKLEKRYAAAKEILYRGAKMRVGE